The segment CCTCCCCATCCCGTTCCTCGCCGGAAAGGCAGACCCGGTTGCAGCAGCAACCGGCTTTCAGCCTGAAAAGGAAGGAAAAAGCGATGGGACGGATCACCGACAACCGGGCCGATATCTATCAGGAGATTACCGACCAGATGATCGCCATGATCGAGGCGGGCACCCGGCCTTGGTCCAAATCGTGGAACGGCAGCACCGCACCCAGTATCCCGCTCCGCTCGACCGGCGTTTCCTATCGCGGCATCAATGTCCTGACGCTGTGGGTTGCCGCCATGATGAAGGGCTATGTCTCCCCGCACTGGCTCACCTTCAAGCAGGCGCTTGCGCTCGGCGGTTGCGTCCGGAAGGGCGAGAAAGGCTCCACGGTCGTCTATGCCAACAAGATCGAGGTGGACGACACCGAGGGCGATCAGGGAGGCGACGAGGGCAAGCGCCAGGTCGCGTTCCTCAAGCGCTACACCGTCTTCAATGCCGAGCAGATCGACGGCATTGAGGCGAAATACCCGGCTCCTCCCCCGATCATCACCGCCACCAATCCCGACGAGCGCGACGCCGAGTTGGATGCGCTGTTCGCCCGCGTGCCCGTCACCGTCCGGCACCACGGTTTGCAGCCCTATTATCAACCGAGCGGCGATCATGTCGTCATGCCGGCCTTTGCCGACTTCCACGCCAGCGACGCCTACTATTCGACCCTAGCGCACGAGCTTTGCCATGCAACAGGCCATGTCGATCGGCTTGCCCGCCCGACCCTCGTGTCCACAAAGCGTGAGGACTATGCCCGTGAGGAACTGGTGGCCGAACTGGGTGCGGCGTTCGTCAGCGGCGCGATCGGTATCAAGCTCCACGATCGCGAGGACCATGCCGCCTATCTGGCGAGCTGGTTGCAGGCGCTGCGCAACGACAAGCGCTGTATCTTCACCGCCGCGACCCAGGCCCAGGCGGCAGCCGATTGGTTGCTGAGCCGGATGGGCGCGGAGAGCGCGCCGCAAGCCGCATAAGTACGTTTGGCGGTTCCGCTTCCAGGGCGGGACCGCCTTTGCGAACTGATCTGTTTAGCTAGGAGGTGAAAAATGCGTGGCACCCGCTCGCCCCACGAGCGGGCGCCACGGTGAGGAGAACCATTGATGAGCAGCACCCCGCCCCCTTCAACCGCCGGACGTGACCTCGCCCTGAAAGTGCTCGATTCTGCGTTGGTGATCGCTACCGCGCTTGCCGCCCTGTATTTCGCGGGCTGGACCTACCGACAAGCCTATTACGGGCGGTTTGCTATCGATCCCACAAATCTCGGCAGCTCCAATATAGCCGTCGCGGTCGAAGGTATCGGCGCGATCCTTACGACCACAGGAGCATGGTTGATGGCCATCCTGCCGCTATTAATCGGTGCCGCGCTTATCCTCCTCGCGGGCCGTGCGATTGACCGTGCCAGGGGCACTCGGCCGCCATTCTTCGATCCGCTTGCCGTGTTCATGGCGCGGATCGGCATCAGCACCATCGGCGTCCTGCTCATCATGGCGGCCGGTCAGGTTGCGGGCACAAGCCGAGCCAAGGACCGGCTTGCTAACGTGAAAAACGACCAAGTTTGGACATACCATGTCGGCACGCAAACCATTGCTGGCGTTACGCTCGCACAAGGCGGAGATACGACCTGGTTGCTGACGAAAGCCGGCGTCCGGCCTGTCAAAACGGCGGACATCCGTCTAATTGACGGCCCGCTGTTCACCCGAGTTGCCCATGGAGGCTGAGAAGCATTGGCCCTGATAAGGCGGGGGGCCGCGCCGCTCACTTGCGTGACCAGCGCCGGCGCTGTGGCGCCAGCGATCCGCTTGCATCGGATCGCGGCCCGGAGAGAGGTTCAGGAGGAGGTTGACCCTCTTTCAGGTTTTAATTGAATCCTCATGCGCCCACGCATATATCGGTCGCAACATGGCCGTCCCCGCTGTTGCCGCTGGCATCAAGGGGCGGCCTTCTTCATATCTGGGCCGGATGCTTCCGTCCTATACCAAACCCCACCTCAGTTTCGCCGACCAGCTCGCCCTCCTCGTGCAGCGCGGCTTGGTCGTGACCGATCCGGCCAGGGCAATCCTCCATCTTCAGCGGATCGGCTATGGGCGCCTCACGCCCTATTGGCAGCCGTTCCAGCAGCTCGTCCCCGATCCCGATGATGGAACGCGGGCCATCCGCACCGAGCAGTTCCAGACAGGCGCCGAGTTCCGCCACGCCGTCGATCTCTACCTATTCGACAAGCAGCTCCGCCTTCTCTTCCTCGACGCGATCGAACGGATCGAGGTCGCGCTGCGCGTGGATCTCGCGCACGCCATGGGCAAGCGCGATCCCTTTGTCCACCGCGCGACCGCCTTTCTCGACGCTCGTCGTGCCAACCAAGCGATGCCCGGAGGGGGCACCCGGCACCAGAATTGGCTCACCAAGGCCGATGGCGCGATCGCCCGTTCCAAGGACGACTGGATCAAGGAGTTCTACGCCACCTACAGTCCGCCCGTGCCGATCTGGATGGCGGTCGAGGCATGGGATTTCGGCACCTTGTCCTGGCTGCTGGAAATGGCGCACCCCAATGATCGTGCCGCCATCGCCAAGCGCTACGGCCTTCTTCCCAATACCCTGGTGAGCTGGATCAAGACGCTCGCGTTCGTGCGCAACATCAGCGCGCATCACGCCCGTCTGTGGAACGCGGGCATCATCAATCAGCCGCTGGTGCCCAAGCCCTATGAGGCACCGCAGCTCGTGCATATCGGGACCGACCTGGAGCGCCGGACGCGCGTCTATGGTGCCGCAGCGGTTGCGAGCTACTTCGTCGGGCGGATCAATCCCGGGACATCCTGGCCCGCCCGCATGAAAGGTCACTGGCAGGCGTTCCCGGCCATGCCGTTCGCAAGTCCCATCCAAGGCGGCTTTCTGCCGGGGTGGGACGCAGAAGCGATCTGGGCCTGATCTAAGCCACCGGCGGGCGCGACCCTGCCGGGCACGGCTCTATCGACGCTACGCGTCGACCGAGCCACCGTGCCGGCGTCTCGGCCCATATGGGTGACGATCCTCGCGTGAGGTGTGCCACGTGGCACACCTATGGCCCCGCGCCTTCGCGCGGGACGTAGCCGGTCAAGCGCTGCGGCCCTCCCCCGGAGGCCCGCCGACGCGGGGAACACCAAGGGCTGCTGCCCTTTCGTTCCCGAAGAAAAATCGACAGCCCCGTATGGTCCGCCGAGCGCGGCACCCGACGCCTTGTAGGCGTCGGCCGCGCTAGGGCGGCCTGCCCGCGCCAGGCCATCGATTTCGCTCCTCCCTCCCCGTCCCGATCCTCGCCGGAGAGGCAGACCCGGTTGCAGCGGCAACCGGCTGCGCCTTGAAAGAAGGAGAAAGGACAATGGCTTACACCCGATACACCGGCGACCCCTATTGGAAGCGGGCGAAGTCCCCCGGCACCAGCGCGGACGGCACCCCATACGCCAAGGGCGAGCGCGTGTTCTTCTATCCGCGCACCGGCGTCACCTACGCAGGCGGCAGCGCGCAACGCGCATCGGCCGAGTTCGACGAACTCGCGAGCCTCGAAGGCTGACCCCCCCAGCATCACCTCACATTCAGATCACGGAGCATCATCATGGCTATCATCCATCCCAAGCTCTCCCAGCTTCGTCTTTCCCCGCTCAACCAGCGCCGCGCGAAGCCATCTGCCGTCGAGGCGATGGCCGACGACATCGAGGCACACGGCCTGTTGCAGAACCTCGTCGCCTATGAGGACGACAGCCTGCTGTGGGTTTTCGCCGGAGGGCGGCGCTACCGCGAACTCAAAACCTTGGTGAAGCGCAAAGGCATCAGGAGCAGCGACACCTTTCCCGTCGAGTTGCGGACCAAGGAAGAAGCCATCGAACTGTCGCTGGCCGAGAACTTCCAACGCGAGGACATGCACCCCGCCGACAGCATCCGCGCGTTCGCGGCGCTCCGGGACACCGGCATGGACGCCGAGGACATCGCGGCCCGGTTCGGTCAGGCGGTGAGTTTCGTCTACAAGATGCTCCGCCTGTCCGCGCTCGCCCCGGCGCTGATCGACCTGATCGCCAAGGACCAGTTGAGCCTTGAGGCGGCGCGCGCGCTGACCCTCACCGACGATCACGATCAGCAGATCAAGGTCTGCAAGGCGGCGAACGGTCACGCCCACACCATCCGCCGGATGCTCACCACCGAGAAGGTGGACACCACGAGCGGCGTGTTCCTGTTCGTCGGGCACGACGCCTATGAAGCCAAGGGCGGCACCATCACCATCGACCTGTTCAGTCAAGGAGCCGAAGGCTTCGCGGACGACCCCGAACTTGTGCGGGAAATTGCGGAAGAGAAGCTGGACGCCATCGCGGACGAGTATCGCGCTATCGGATGGCATGAAGTCCGCGCAGGCTTGGACCGGCCCTACGACCTCTACATGAAGGGCAGCATGTACCCGGCGACCCGCGAGCCGACCGAGGCCGAGGCAGAGCGGCTTACCGCCATCGATGCCGAAATGGAGGCTATCGCACAGGCCGAAGGTGAGGACAGCGAGCGTATCGATGCACTGTCGAACGAGCGGGACGCGATCACCGAAGGCTTGCGCGCCTTCAATCGCGAGCAGGTCGCGGTGGGCGGTGTTGCCCTCTGGGTCGCGCACGACGGGACGCTCGGCAAGAGCTTCTATCGTGCGAAAGCCGAGCCGAAGCCCAAAGCGGGCAGCGGCGAGCCGCAACCGCTCTACAGCAACAGCCTTGTCGCCGACCTGTCGCGGATCAAGACCCGCATCGTGCAGGAGGCAGTCGCGGCCGACCCGGCGCTGGCGCTCGACGTGCTGCTGGACAGCCTTGCCGGTCAGTTGCTCCACGGCGCGCACAGCTTCCAGATGACGTTGGAAGTTCAGGCCAAGGCCGTGGCGACCGACATGCCAGACGAGTTGATGGCGACCAGCGACGTGCGTTCGGTCGAGGACATGATGGCAACCCGCTTCGCTGTTGTGCCCACCGAAGGGCGGTTCGAGGCGATCCGTGCCATGAGCCACGACGACAAGATGGCCCTGTTGGCGGGGTTGGTCGCGATGACGGTAGACGGCACGGTGTTCGCGGGCGGCTCCCCCGGTCAGCGCCATCATCACTTCGAGCAAATCGCGCGCGCGAGCGGAGTGGACATCGCCGCCCGTTGGTCCGCCCCCATCGGCCTGTTCGACAAGATGCGCCGTGCCGCCCTGATCGACCTGCTGCGTGACGAGGTGGGCGCGCCGAGTGCGGAGAACTGCGCCACCATCAAGAAGAAGACCGACCTTGCGGTAAACGTGTCCGAGCGGTTGCCGGCCCATTGGCTTCCCGCCCCGATGCGGATCGGCGCGTTCGACCGGGCCGAGAACGAACACGAGGAATTCGAGGCCGACATGGACGAGGACGGCAGCGAGCAGGAGGGATTGGCCGACGAGGAAATGGCCTAACAGCAAGGCGGGGGTTCGGTGACGATCGGACCCCTTCCTTATCCGGTTGCACCCCCAGCGGCCCCGTCGCCGGCGCGCCAGCCCTGATGGACTAGCGCGCCCGCAGCCCTTTCAGGTCCGCGCGGCACCGCCCGGCACAACGCCGGACGGCGCCGTGGCGACTTCACGCGGTTCGCGGCTCGTTCGAGGCAAACTCCATCGCACCCTTCGTCACCAGCATGACACGCGACGCGATGCCGTTCATCTTCAGGTAGCTGGCTATGTCCGAGGGCGTGACGGTTTCACCCGTCTTGTCGCTCACCATGCTGGCGATCGTGGCGTCGCTGTACCGCTCGGTCAGCTTCTTGATCTTGGCGTAATTCAGTTCGCGGAATGCCGGGCTCATCAGTCCCACTGTCGTCTCCTGTATGTAGTGGCGGATTCAGCCGACATGGGGAAGGTCGCCGTCGGTGCAAGGCAATGCCGCCCCCGTCGCGTCGACGATCTACTATGAGAGAACCGCCAGGAGGTCGCCGAGCGCGCGACGGCGATACGCGTTGAACCAGCGGCGCCGGCGATGTTCGGCCGCGTCGTGGATCATGCGGCACCGCTGGCAGAGCGCCGCGAGGTTGCGTGGGCCATTGTCGGTGGGATTGTGGTTCAGGTGCGCGCAGGCGATGTACACCCGGGTGAGGCGGACAATCGCGGCGATGTCGGCACCGGCAACGCGGATGCGGCGTCCCCGCCCGTCGCGCCATTGCCTGCGCTCGGCATCCCACCAACGCCCGTCGCCCAGGTGGAAGACGCGAGCACCGTGCGGACGCTGGCAATGCTCACACCGGCCCTTCGCACGCCCGAACCGGATCAGCCGCGACAGCTCGGGCCAATCGATCGGGTAGAGCCAGCGATGTTCGGCCATGATCGGCATGACGATTCTATGAGTCAGGCAAGCCGAGAACGAAAGCAGAAAATCGGGCGTTGTTCGCGCACCGCAAAAGAAGGGCTGCGCGGATCTGCGCAGCCCTGCGTAGCTTAGCCGTTCAGGGCATCCTTGACCGCCTTGGCCGGCACGAACGTCAGCTTCTTGGAGGCGGCGATCTGGATGGTCTCGCCGTTGGCGGGATTGCGTCCTTCTCGCGCCGGGCTGTCTTTCACCTTGAACTTGCCGAAGCCGGACAAGGACACCTCGTCGCCTTTCACCGCGGCCGCGACGATCGCCGCCATGACATCGTCGACGACCTTGCGGGCATCGGCCTTGCTCAGGTTGTGGTTCGCTACCAGCGTTTCGGCGAGTTCGGCATTGTTCATGGTGGTCTCCAAAAATATCGGTGCGCCTGATAGCCGCCCGATCTTCGATTGGCGACCGACCGCGTAACGACCGCCGAGGCAGATGCCCTTCGATGGCGGCTCTGCCGCGGGGAACGCCAAGGGCGCTGCCCTTTCGTTCCCGAACGACAATCGTGTCGCCCGTGTAATCCGCCAAGCGCGGCATCCGGCCCGTCGGTGCCGGCCGCGCTAGGGCGGCTCGCCCGCGCCAGCGGCAAGATTCTCGCTCCCCCTCCCCATCCCGTCCTCGCCGGACAGGCAGGGCCGTGAGGCCGAGCGGCCTTGCGGCCCATGCCAGAAGGAGGATCGACCATGCACACCCCGGAACAACTCGACGCTATCCGTCGCCTGAACGACGCGGCACGACAGCACCCCGGCACCGCTTCCATCGTCAATGTGACGAGGGGCTTCCATGCTCTCCCCGATGTGGACCGCTTTGCCGCGCTGGCGGGGATCATCGGGTTCACCAGGTTCGATCGCGACAACGACCCCTATGGCGAGCACGATTTCGGTGCGGTCTCTCGGCTCGCAACTGGCAGGTGGACCCAGGATCGGCCGAACGATGACAAGGCTATCGCGCAGACTGTGTTCTGGAAGGTCGACTATTACGACCCGAGCCTCACTTACGGCAGCGAAGCGCCATGGGATGCGGAGCGGACCAAGCGCGTGCTCACCATCATGCTGGCCAGCGAATACTAACCCTTACGGAGTAGCGATCCGCGCTTTTCCGGAGCGCGGATCGCCCGTGCCGGCACGTAGCTCACCAACGTGATTTGTTGAGGAATCACGGCGTTTGGCGTAGTGTACGAGGCAGAAAGGATGACGCGATGACCCAGATTGATCTCGACATGCTGCGCGAGCGCATCCGCTCGATGGATTTTCAACGCGGCACCCCCGATCAGGTCGCGCTCTGGCGCGAGGACGTCGCCGAGGCGCGCGCGAACCTCGTCATCGAGGACATGACGCCGACCGGCGATGAGGATGCGATGTTCGCCATGATGCTCGACGAAGGTGTTCCCCCCTCGCTCATGCCGTCCATCATTCTCGGCCTCTACAAACCCGGAACCCACCAGATCGCGGCCTGACCTTGGCAGACGATCCCTACACCTATCCGGGGACGGACACGCTCCGGAACCGGCTCGGGATCACGGACGACAAGACCCTTACGGAGGCCGAGCGAAGGCTGACGTTGGCGCGCGGCGCGGAAGCCGCGCGCCTGACCTTTCCGGCGACGGCGGACGGCTATCGTGCCCTCCACCACCATCTGTTCCAGGACCTCTATGACTGGGCAGGCCAGGACAGGAGCGTCAACATCGCCAAGGGCGGGTCAAGCTTCGCGCACGTGCCCTATATTGTCCGCGAGCTGGACAAACGCTTCGCCGACATCGGCGCAGGCGAGGCACTGCGCGGGCTTTCCCGTGACGAGTTCTTCGATCGGCTCGGCAACCACATCAATGAGATGAACGCCATCCACCCTTTCCGCGAAGGGAATGGGCGGACGATGCGCCATCACGCTGCGCAGCTCGCGCGCGAGGCCGGCCATCCGATCCGGATCGCCTCGATCGACAAGACCGCGTGGATGGACGCGTCCCGCCATGGCTTCCTCACCGGCGATCATCGCCTTATGGCAACGGTGCTCGCCGAGGCGGCAATCCGGCGGGACCTTGCGCCCGAGGCGCGCATCGGTCCCGCCGGGATCGCAATGCTCCCCCAGCGCGCGCCGCCCGAAGGGCAGCGCTACCGGGTGACGCTTGCCAAGGCCCGCGAGGAGCTCGAACGCTATCTCCCTGCGGCCCGCCAGCAGGCGGCTGATCGATTACGCGGCCTCATCAGGGAAGGAGCCCCCTCTCCTATGATCGCCAGCGCGCGCACCGAACTGGCCTATGTCCGCCATGCCAAGGGTCCGATCTACCAGTCGCACCTTCTCACCTATCTGGGCGTGCGGCAGGTTGATGCGGTTATCACTGCCCAGCAAACCCCGCTCGAACGTGTGCGGGAGATCGGCGCGGCCCTCGGCGTCCAGATCAACTCGCAGCAGCCGGCGCAGCTTCAGCGCGCGGTCCGCTCGCTGGAGCGGCCGATCCTGCCGCCCGGTGCCTCGCCGGGCCAGGAGCGGCTCGCCGAGCTGTTCTTGAAGAACACCGCCGAGAAGAACCACGCCGACCCACGTCTCGCCCCCGCCCAGGCGATCGTGGACGATGCCATGCAGAAGGCGCGTGAGCGCGGGGAAAGCGCGCGCATGGTCAACGCGGTCGGAGGGTCCACCCGCCAGCTCGTCGCGGACCGGATCAAGACCGGGGCTGCGCTCGAGGGGACGGCCGCCCCGCCGCCCGACCGGGGGACGCTGTCCCCGGATCGCGGCAAGGACCGGAGCCGCTAGGCGCAGCCTAGCGGCTCGTCGCGCCGGGTGGGGAAGACCGGCCCGCGCACGGTCATCTTGGCAGGGTCGTAAGGCTTCTGCAGGGCGACGATCTCGTCATAGGAGCCTTGCAGCCAGGTATCGATGTCCTCGGGCTCCAGGATCGTAATCATCGCCTTGGGATGGATCGGCGCAACGAGCGTGTTCGGGGCGCACGTCACCATCGTGAAGCCGTTCCCACCCTCGGTGCGCTGCCAAAACCCCGCGACCGCGAACACCGGCTGATCGGTGACGCCGAACCACATCTCCCCTTTCAGCGGCGGTTTGCCGTCGCCCAAGTCGTGCTTGTCGGGCGTGAACTCGCAGAATTCGGTGAGCGGCACGAGGCAGCGGTTTTCCGGTTTCTCCGCCAGCCTGCGCCATTGCGGGAGCCCGAGCTGGCGCACATTGGTCATCGGCCATGCCGCCTTCCCGCCGAGCACGTCCCAGGTCATCACGTCCCAGGCCCGCTCCCCGCCCTGTTCGCGGATGACATAGTTGCGGCTCTTGGGGCGCAGCTCGCGGGGGTCAAACCGATTGTCGCGGGGCCGCTCGCTGAACAGCTTCGCGGCCGATCCCCATAGGGTCTCGGGCTCGTTCGACATGCGAGCGCGATTACACATGCCGCCGCTTCAAACGACTATCCATCAGCCACCGGCAAGATGTTGCCGGTGGTGACGAACACCACCAGTCCTTTGGAAATACCGGTAACCGTCAGGTACCGGAGGACCTGGGAGCGATAATGATCCATCGCCGCAGCGGTAGGATTCACATCGCTTTTCCAATCTATTACCAGTTCTGGTCTGCCGTCCTCACCGATACAGAGTGCGTCGACGATACCGGAGGTGGCAAGTTCGATGCCATCATCTTCGTTCGTACCATAGACCGGCAGCTCGGGCACAAGCCTCGGTCGAATGCCTGCGATCTCTGGCAGGGTCAGCGTCCTTGCCACTGCTCCTGCCATCTCGTCCGCCGACAGGCCGAGCTCGGGATCAACCCCGCCCTCTCGGCCGAGATCCCGGATTAGATCCGCAGCTCGAGCCGCTAGCGCTTTGGCGTCGTCCGCCGTTTCACCCGTCAGTACTTCCTCAAGCAGCTTATGAATAATGAGCCCCCGTTCGCGTCCACCTTGGACAGCGACCGCCTGGTTTGCAGCCGGCTCGTCATCGACCCCAAGCACGATCTCGGTCATCGGCGCGACATCCAGCGGTCCTGTGGGATTTTCATCCCGGCTCGGTGTAACCCAGCGCAGCTTGGTGGTAGCCGCGACAACCGCCGCTGCCTCATTCGCGAATACGTCTCGCGTTTGCTCATTTACTGGATCTCTGTCGACCGTCTCGAATCCAGGTGGGTGCTGATCGATCTCGATCAGAGGTAGCCGGTCCAGATCGAGATCCATCAACGCATTCCAGCTGCTCTTCGCTGGTGTGACATCAAGTTTTGGCAGGACGAGTAGTTCGCGGGCTCGGGTTGCTGCCACATACCAGAGCCGAAGCCGTTCACGCTCTCGTTCCGCGGTCTCGGCGGCCTTGGCTTCCTCGTAACCGGGAGGGGCGATGCCAAAGATCGGCAGGAAGATGCGCCGCGTGTCGTTGTCGATGATCGGATCACGCACGTCGTTGCCGGTCGTCATCGTGTTGATCGGCACGACGATCGGCCACTCCAACCCTTTGGAAGCGTGCATCGTGACGAGCGAGACAGCCTCCTCCTGGGCGTCGGGACGCCCTTCAACCGACCCCGCCTTGCCCTCCCAGGCCGCCGTCATCGCGTCTGCAAAGGCCTTCAGCCCGCGTACGCCATAGGGCTGCGCCAAGCTTAGGAACAGGTCGACGTTGGCGAGCGGCCGCTCTGCCTGGCCGCCATGACGCTGGAGCAGGGTGGGGCGTACCCGCAGCACGTCAATTGCCTCGGCGAGCAGCTGGTGCGGCGTTGTGCTGTTGATGCCGCGCCGAAGCACTTGAAGTTTCTCTACGACCTCGCGGGCATAGCGGTTTTCGATCGCGCCTGCGTCGAGATGTATGTTTAGCCTCGGCCGAGCATCAGGCCGCTCGGGGTCACGGGGCTGTCTCCAGACGAGATCGAGCAACTGCTCTTCGGTCAGACCAACCAGCGGCCCGCGCAGCAGCGCTATCAACGCTAGGTTGTCGCGGTGGTCCGCCAGCACCCGTGTGATCGCGATAAGGTCCTGCACCTCTTGCCGGCGATAGAAGCCCTTGCCCGCTTGCGTCGCCACCGGCACACCACGCTTCTCAAGTGCTTCTTCGTATCGCCACAGCTCGGTGCCTCCGGGCGCTAGGAGCGCGATGTCACCGGGCCGGCAGGGTCGGCGCTCGTCGGTCTTACGATCGACAATTATCTGGCTGCCGATCAGCCGGCAGCACATCTCGGCGACGGCCTCGGCTTCACAATCGCGCTGGACGCCCGCCTTGGCCTTGCCATCGTCACCAGCACAAGTAACCGGGAGCGCTGCCACGCATAGCCCCTCACCATGATCCGGGTGAAAGCTATCAAGTTCGGTGAACCCCGGCTGCCCTTTCTCGATCGTCATATGCGGCGCAAACCGCTCATTCACATACGCGAGGATCGCGGCGCACGAGCGGAAGTTGGTCGAGATCGACAACAGGTCTTGCGGGTTGAGCGCCCGGATCGCCTCGCGCGCTCGGATGTAGGCGGCAACATCGGCACCGCGGAAGCGATAGATCGCCTGCTTGGGATCGCCGACCAAGAACAGCGCCCCGGGCCTGATCCGGTAACCCGCCCAGTCTTGTGGATCGGCAGTCGCAATCGGATCGCCACACAACCGCCAGAAGATCTCGGTCTGTAGCGGATCGGTGTCCTGGAACTCGTCCACGAGTACATGAGCATAGCGCTTCGCGAGCGCCTCACGCACCACCGGGTGATCGCGCAGTAGATCGCGTGCCGCAAAGATCAGGTCGTCGAAGTCAAGCAGTGCGGCCGATCGCTTATAATCACGGAAGCTGTCGGCGATCGGTTGAATTGCGGCGATCAGGTCTGCCAGCACGCGTCCTGCCACTGCCTGGAGAAGTGTCGTCCAAGCGCGACAGCAGGCTAAGTGGAGTTCTTCGGCTTGGGCGTTGAGCAGCCCGCCATCAGCTTTGGACAGGCCTGCAGCTTTTGCTGCTGTCTCCCACTTCCCCTTCTTTTTGTA is part of the Sphingomonas insulae genome and harbors:
- a CDS encoding ArdC family protein, whose amino-acid sequence is MGRITDNRADIYQEITDQMIAMIEAGTRPWSKSWNGSTAPSIPLRSTGVSYRGINVLTLWVAAMMKGYVSPHWLTFKQALALGGCVRKGEKGSTVVYANKIEVDDTEGDQGGDEGKRQVAFLKRYTVFNAEQIDGIEAKYPAPPPIITATNPDERDAELDALFARVPVTVRHHGLQPYYQPSGDHVVMPAFADFHASDAYYSTLAHELCHATGHVDRLARPTLVSTKREDYAREELVAELGAAFVSGAIGIKLHDREDHAAYLASWLQALRNDKRCIFTAATQAQAAADWLLSRMGAESAPQAA
- a CDS encoding ParB/RepB/Spo0J family partition protein, giving the protein MAIIHPKLSQLRLSPLNQRRAKPSAVEAMADDIEAHGLLQNLVAYEDDSLLWVFAGGRRYRELKTLVKRKGIRSSDTFPVELRTKEEAIELSLAENFQREDMHPADSIRAFAALRDTGMDAEDIAARFGQAVSFVYKMLRLSALAPALIDLIAKDQLSLEAARALTLTDDHDQQIKVCKAANGHAHTIRRMLTTEKVDTTSGVFLFVGHDAYEAKGGTITIDLFSQGAEGFADDPELVREIAEEKLDAIADEYRAIGWHEVRAGLDRPYDLYMKGSMYPATREPTEAEAERLTAIDAEMEAIAQAEGEDSERIDALSNERDAITEGLRAFNREQVAVGGVALWVAHDGTLGKSFYRAKAEPKPKAGSGEPQPLYSNSLVADLSRIKTRIVQEAVAADPALALDVLLDSLAGQLLHGAHSFQMTLEVQAKAVATDMPDELMATSDVRSVEDMMATRFAVVPTEGRFEAIRAMSHDDKMALLAGLVAMTVDGTVFAGGSPGQRHHHFEQIARASGVDIAARWSAPIGLFDKMRRAALIDLLRDEVGAPSAENCATIKKKTDLAVNVSERLPAHWLPAPMRIGAFDRAENEHEEFEADMDEDGSEQEGLADEEMA
- a CDS encoding SOS response-associated peptidase family protein, encoding MCNRARMSNEPETLWGSAAKLFSERPRDNRFDPRELRPKSRNYVIREQGGERAWDVMTWDVLGGKAAWPMTNVRQLGLPQWRRLAEKPENRCLVPLTEFCEFTPDKHDLGDGKPPLKGEMWFGVTDQPVFAVAGFWQRTEGGNGFTMVTCAPNTLVAPIHPKAMITILEPEDIDTWLQGSYDEIVALQKPYDPAKMTVRGPVFPTRRDEPLGCA
- a CDS encoding HU family DNA-binding protein yields the protein MNNAELAETLVANHNLSKADARKVVDDVMAAIVAAAVKGDEVSLSGFGKFKVKDSPAREGRNPANGETIQIAASKKLTFVPAKAVKDALNG
- a CDS encoding DUF3768 domain-containing protein encodes the protein MHTPEQLDAIRRLNDAARQHPGTASIVNVTRGFHALPDVDRFAALAGIIGFTRFDRDNDPYGEHDFGAVSRLATGRWTQDRPNDDKAIAQTVFWKVDYYDPSLTYGSEAPWDAERTKRVLTIMLASEY
- a CDS encoding Abi family protein, which encodes MAVPAVAAGIKGRPSSYLGRMLPSYTKPHLSFADQLALLVQRGLVVTDPARAILHLQRIGYGRLTPYWQPFQQLVPDPDDGTRAIRTEQFQTGAEFRHAVDLYLFDKQLRLLFLDAIERIEVALRVDLAHAMGKRDPFVHRATAFLDARRANQAMPGGGTRHQNWLTKADGAIARSKDDWIKEFYATYSPPVPIWMAVEAWDFGTLSWLLEMAHPNDRAAIAKRYGLLPNTLVSWIKTLAFVRNISAHHARLWNAGIINQPLVPKPYEAPQLVHIGTDLERRTRVYGAAAVASYFVGRINPGTSWPARMKGHWQAFPAMPFASPIQGGFLPGWDAEAIWA
- a CDS encoding UvrD-helicase domain-containing protein, yielding MNIATPVLRDEPARLTAMTAHDRSVLVEAGAGSGKTAVMAGRLTLLLAAGAAPKAIAAVTFTELAASELLARVRDFVDELLDGNVPRELRIALPEGLSPAQQANLDQAAAQIDEITCSTIHGFCQRLIKPYPVEANIDPGASLMDPGQADLIFSDTVDRWLRNTLDSGEESLVSELVFQNPVKASELITTAAGALRDNRVLIAPEVDAISPLVASFCTAARAYRTFVLETAAQELESIAGASAFVEMGEAVAFAVEDQTPSALVRLLASAPHPSLCTGKGTFSAYKKKGKWETAAKAAGLSKADGGLLNAQAEELHLACCRAWTTLLQAVAGRVLADLIAAIQPIADSFRDYKRSAALLDFDDLIFAARDLLRDHPVVREALAKRYAHVLVDEFQDTDPLQTEIFWRLCGDPIATADPQDWAGYRIRPGALFLVGDPKQAIYRFRGADVAAYIRAREAIRALNPQDLLSISTNFRSCAAILAYVNERFAPHMTIEKGQPGFTELDSFHPDHGEGLCVAALPVTCAGDDGKAKAGVQRDCEAEAVAEMCCRLIGSQIIVDRKTDERRPCRPGDIALLAPGGTELWRYEEALEKRGVPVATQAGKGFYRRQEVQDLIAITRVLADHRDNLALIALLRGPLVGLTEEQLLDLVWRQPRDPERPDARPRLNIHLDAGAIENRYAREVVEKLQVLRRGINSTTPHQLLAEAIDVLRVRPTLLQRHGGQAERPLANVDLFLSLAQPYGVRGLKAFADAMTAAWEGKAGSVEGRPDAQEEAVSLVTMHASKGLEWPIVVPINTMTTGNDVRDPIIDNDTRRIFLPIFGIAPPGYEEAKAAETAERERERLRLWYVAATRARELLVLPKLDVTPAKSSWNALMDLDLDRLPLIEIDQHPPGFETVDRDPVNEQTRDVFANEAAAVVAATTKLRWVTPSRDENPTGPLDVAPMTEIVLGVDDEPAANQAVAVQGGRERGLIIHKLLEEVLTGETADDAKALAARAADLIRDLGREGGVDPELGLSADEMAGAVARTLTLPEIAGIRPRLVPELPVYGTNEDDGIELATSGIVDALCIGEDGRPELVIDWKSDVNPTAAAMDHYRSQVLRYLTVTGISKGLVVFVTTGNILPVADG
- a CDS encoding Fic/DOC family protein yields the protein MADDPYTYPGTDTLRNRLGITDDKTLTEAERRLTLARGAEAARLTFPATADGYRALHHHLFQDLYDWAGQDRSVNIAKGGSSFAHVPYIVRELDKRFADIGAGEALRGLSRDEFFDRLGNHINEMNAIHPFREGNGRTMRHHAAQLAREAGHPIRIASIDKTAWMDASRHGFLTGDHRLMATVLAEAAIRRDLAPEARIGPAGIAMLPQRAPPEGQRYRVTLAKAREELERYLPAARQQAADRLRGLIREGAPSPMIASARTELAYVRHAKGPIYQSHLLTYLGVRQVDAVITAQQTPLERVREIGAALGVQINSQQPAQLQRAVRSLERPILPPGASPGQERLAELFLKNTAEKNHADPRLAPAQAIVDDAMQKARERGESARMVNAVGGSTRQLVADRIKTGAALEGTAAPPPDRGTLSPDRGKDRSR